A region of the Variovorax sp. 54 genome:
CGGCAGCAGGTCACGGATGTTGCTGATCTTCTTGTCGAACAGCAGCACGAAGGGGTTGTCCAACAGCGCCGATTGCTTCTCGGGGTTGTTGATGAAGTAGGGCGACAGGTAGCCGCGGTCGAACTGCATGCCTTCGACGACGTCGAGTTCGCTGTCCAGCGACTTGCCGTCTTCCACGGTGATCACGCCTTCCTTGCCGACCTTGTCCATCGCGTCAGCGATGAGCTTGCCGATGGTTTCGTCGCTGTTGGCCGAGATGGAGCCGACTTGCGCGATTTCCTTCGACGTGGTGGTGGGCTTCGAAGCCTTCTTCAGCTCGGCGACCAGGGCCGTGACAGCCTTGTCGATGCCGCGCTTCAGGTCCATCGGGTTCATGCCGGCAGCCACCAGCTTGAAACCTTCGCGAACGATGGCTTGGGCCAGGACCGTGGCGGTGGTGGTGCCGTCACCGGCGTTGTCCGAAGTCTTGGAAGCCACTTCCTTCACGAGCTGGGCGCCCATGTTCTGCAGCTTGTCCTTGAGTTCGATTTCCTTGGCCACGGACACACCGTCCTTGGTCACGGTGGGGGCGCCGAACGAACGCTCGAGCACCACGTTGCGGCCCTTGGGGCCCAGGGTCACTTTGACTGCGTTGGCCAGGATGTTGACACCCTCGACCATGCGTGCGCGGGCTTCTCCGCCGAAGACTACGTCTTTTGCTGCCATGATGAATTAACTCCGAATGGATTGAATTTGGATGAGATCGAAAGGAGGAGAAGAATTACTTCTCGACGACTGCGAACAGGTCGTCTTCCTTCATCACGAGCAGTTCGTCGCCATCGACCTTGACGGTCTGGCCGCTGTACTTGCCGAACAGGACGCGGTCGCCGACCTTTACGGTCAGTGCGGCCAGTTCGCCCTTGTCGTTGCGCTTGCCCGGGCCCACGGCCAGGA
Encoded here:
- a CDS encoding co-chaperone GroES, producing the protein MKLRPLADRVIVKRVDSETKTASGIVIPDAAAEKPDQGEVLAVGPGKRNDKGELAALTVKVGDRVLFGKYSGQTVKVDGDELLVMKEDDLFAVVEK